In Rosa chinensis cultivar Old Blush chromosome 1, RchiOBHm-V2, whole genome shotgun sequence, a genomic segment contains:
- the LOC112182890 gene encoding uncharacterized protein LOC112182890 isoform X3 — MVDKVSEFSQDQEERFLYYVSVAEELAQELSSSNGKLKSLIDDLRNEVDSIRTFRNEHSTEYQKLLMEEEQMAEELKLCLEIGKDRFQSQAYDPTFVGSIKEEQCTDFQRSSFDEKCIESIKLLMDEKQKAEESLKIEKEMTRSQANELASLRSALNEKCTEWQELLREEKEKAEKLMLLLEIEKERTQADELASIRSIFDEKCVEYQKLLMDERQKVEDSMRLLKMQKICHR, encoded by the exons ATG GTGGACAAAGTCTCGGAGTTTAGTCAAGATCAAGAAGAAAGGTTTTTGTACTATGTATCTG TTGCAGAGGAGTTGGCGCAAGAGTTGAGTTCTTCAAATGGGAAATTGAAATCACTTATCGATGACTTAAGAAATGAAGTGGATTCTATCAG GACTTTCAGGAATGAACATTCTACGGAATACCAGAAGCTTCTGATGGAAGAGGAGCAGATGGCAGAAGAATTGAAGCTGTGTCTGGAAATTGGAAAGGACAGGTTCCAATCACAAGCTTATGATCCAACTTTTGTTGG GTCAATCAAAGAAGAGCAATGTACCGACTTTCAGAG GTCCTCCTTTGATGAAAAATGCATAGAGTCCATTAAGCTTCTGATGGATGAGAAGCAGAAGGCAGAGGAgtctttgaaaattgaaaaggagATGACGCGATCCCAGGCTAATGAACTGGCTTCCCTTAG ATCTGCCTTAAATGAAAAGTGCACCGAGTGGCAGGAGCTTCTAAgggaagagaaggagaaggcagagAAGTTAATGCTACTTTTGGAAATTGAAAAGGAGAGAACACAGGCTGATGAACTGGCTTCTATTAG aTCCATCTTTGATGAAAAATGCGTCGAGTACCAGAAGCTTCTAATGGATGAAAGGCAGAAGGTAGAGGATTCAATGCGACTATTGAAAATGCAAAAG ATCTGCCACAGATGA
- the LOC112182890 gene encoding uncharacterized protein LOC112182890 isoform X1 codes for MVDKVSEFSQDQEERFLYYVSVAEELAQELSSSNGKLKSLIDDLRNEVDSIRTFRNEHSTEYQKLLMEEEQMAEELKLCLEIGKDRFQSQAYDPTFVGSIKEEQCTDFQRSSFDEKCIESIKLLMDEKQKAEESLKIEKEMTRSQANELASLRSALNEKCTEWQELLREEKEKAEKLMLLLEIEKERTQADELASIRSIFDEKCVEYQKLLMDERQKVEDSMRLLKMQKVITQSQANQLVFRSATDEFLRKENQASKKLLEVLKAELKDVKNRELCTCGQVSGATNKRKREKNEKEEEANNEQ; via the exons ATG GTGGACAAAGTCTCGGAGTTTAGTCAAGATCAAGAAGAAAGGTTTTTGTACTATGTATCTG TTGCAGAGGAGTTGGCGCAAGAGTTGAGTTCTTCAAATGGGAAATTGAAATCACTTATCGATGACTTAAGAAATGAAGTGGATTCTATCAG GACTTTCAGGAATGAACATTCTACGGAATACCAGAAGCTTCTGATGGAAGAGGAGCAGATGGCAGAAGAATTGAAGCTGTGTCTGGAAATTGGAAAGGACAGGTTCCAATCACAAGCTTATGATCCAACTTTTGTTGG GTCAATCAAAGAAGAGCAATGTACCGACTTTCAGAG GTCCTCCTTTGATGAAAAATGCATAGAGTCCATTAAGCTTCTGATGGATGAGAAGCAGAAGGCAGAGGAgtctttgaaaattgaaaaggagATGACGCGATCCCAGGCTAATGAACTGGCTTCCCTTAG ATCTGCCTTAAATGAAAAGTGCACCGAGTGGCAGGAGCTTCTAAgggaagagaaggagaaggcagagAAGTTAATGCTACTTTTGGAAATTGAAAAGGAGAGAACACAGGCTGATGAACTGGCTTCTATTAG aTCCATCTTTGATGAAAAATGCGTCGAGTACCAGAAGCTTCTAATGGATGAAAGGCAGAAGGTAGAGGATTCAATGCGACTATTGAAAATGCAAAAGGTGATAACGCAATCACAAGCTAATCAACTGGTTTTCAG ATCTGCCACAGATGAATTTTTGAGGAAAGAAAACCAGGCTT CTAAAAAACTTTTGGAAGTTTTAAAGGCAGAATTGAAGGATGTGAAGAACAGAGAACTGTGTACTTGTGGTCAAGTCTCAGGAGCAACAAACAAACGCAAAAGAGAGAAGAACGAGAAAGAGGAGGAAGCTAACAATGAACAGTAG
- the LOC112171149 gene encoding GDSL esterase/lipase At2g40250 — MFTLVFSLATLIILPPSPISASSPSVSALFAFGDSTVDSGMNNDLMPFVRCDHPPYGRDLPEHGPTGRYSNGKIATDFMASNLGLKDLLPAYLDPKLTDYDLLTGVSFASGTCGLDDLTLELSHVYSMGDQLEYFDEAVVRMKISVGEKKGREIVENALFVVSVGANDLMLNVYEFPLTERKTQFTSTDQYSDFLLQRLGSFIQGLYSRGARRFMVAGLPPIGCLPLQRTLSSIINLRPQRLCVTQQNIDCQTYNSKLQALLSSLQTTLPLPSSRLVYFDIYNPIMDMYNNPDKYGFVHIHEGCCGTGMFELGPLCTEFSRTCPDASKYLFWDAVHPTEAAFFVIADYAHKTVLQYLS, encoded by the exons ATGTTCACACTAGTCTTCTCTTTGGCCACCTTGATAATCCTACCGCCATCTCCGATCAGTGCCTCCTCTCCATCTGTTTCTGCTCTCTTCGCTTTCGGCGATTCCACGGTGGATTCCGGCATGAACAACGACCTCATGCCTTTCGTTCGGTGCGACCATCCCCCTTACGGCAGAGACCTGCCGGAACACGGCCCCACCGGAAGGTACTCCAATGGAAAGATTGCAACTGACTTTATGGCCTCAAACTTGGGACTCAAGGACCTCTTGCCTGCTTACCTCGACCCGAAACTGACCGACTATGATTTGCTCACCGGGGTCAGTTTCGCGTCGGGAACTTGCGGCCTAGATGATCTGACCTTGGAGTTGAGCCACGTCTATAGTATGGGGGATCAGTTGGAGTATTTTGATGAAGCCGTAGTGAGGATGAAGATAAGTGTTGGGGAAAAGAAGGGTAGAGAGATTGTGGAAAATGCACTGTTTGTGGTTAGTGTTGGGGCGAATGACTTGATGCTGAACGTGTATGAGTTTCCTCTAACCGAGAGGAAAACTCAGTTTACGTCTACAGACCAGTACTCTGATTTTCTGCTCCAGAGACTTGGGTCCTTTATTCAG GGTCTGTACAGTAGGGGAGCACGGCGGTTCATGGTGGCTGGTCTTCCACCGATCGGATGCCTTCCGCTTCAACGGACACTGAGCAGCATCATCAATCTGCGCCCTCAGCGCCTGTGCGTCACGCAGCAAAACATAGACTGTCAGACCTACAACTCCAAGCTCCAGGCCCTTCTCTCAAGTTTGCAAACCACACTGCCACTCCCTAGTTCAAGGCTAGTCTATTTTGACATCTACAACCCCATCATGGACATGTACAACAACCCAGATAAATATG GGTTTGTGCATATACATGAAGGATGCTGTGGAACTGGGATGTTTGAGTTGGGGCCTCTGTGCACAGAGTTTTCGCGGACGTGCCCCGACGCGTCGAAGTATCTTTTCTGGGATGCAGTTCATCCTACTGAAGCAGCATTTTTCGTCATTGCTGACTATGCTCATAAGACTGTCTTGCAGTACCTTAGTTAG
- the LOC112182890 gene encoding uncharacterized protein LOC112182890 isoform X2 codes for MVDKVSEFSQDQEERFLYYVSVAEELAQELSSSNGKLKSLIDDLRNEVDSIRTFRNEHSTEYQKLLMEEEQMAEELKLCLEIGKDRFQSQAYDPTFVGSIKEEQCTDFQRSSFDEKCIESIKLLMDEKQKAEESLKIEKEMTRSQANELASLRSALNEKCTEWQELLREEKEKAEKLMLLLEIEKERTQADELASIRSIFDEKCVEYQKLLMDERQKVEDSMRLLKMQKLKNFWKF; via the exons ATG GTGGACAAAGTCTCGGAGTTTAGTCAAGATCAAGAAGAAAGGTTTTTGTACTATGTATCTG TTGCAGAGGAGTTGGCGCAAGAGTTGAGTTCTTCAAATGGGAAATTGAAATCACTTATCGATGACTTAAGAAATGAAGTGGATTCTATCAG GACTTTCAGGAATGAACATTCTACGGAATACCAGAAGCTTCTGATGGAAGAGGAGCAGATGGCAGAAGAATTGAAGCTGTGTCTGGAAATTGGAAAGGACAGGTTCCAATCACAAGCTTATGATCCAACTTTTGTTGG GTCAATCAAAGAAGAGCAATGTACCGACTTTCAGAG GTCCTCCTTTGATGAAAAATGCATAGAGTCCATTAAGCTTCTGATGGATGAGAAGCAGAAGGCAGAGGAgtctttgaaaattgaaaaggagATGACGCGATCCCAGGCTAATGAACTGGCTTCCCTTAG ATCTGCCTTAAATGAAAAGTGCACCGAGTGGCAGGAGCTTCTAAgggaagagaaggagaaggcagagAAGTTAATGCTACTTTTGGAAATTGAAAAGGAGAGAACACAGGCTGATGAACTGGCTTCTATTAG aTCCATCTTTGATGAAAAATGCGTCGAGTACCAGAAGCTTCTAATGGATGAAAGGCAGAAGGTAGAGGATTCAATGCGACTATTGAAAATGCAAAAG CTAAAAAACTTTTGGAAGTTTTAA
- the LOC112180020 gene encoding uncharacterized protein LOC112180020, with the protein MFLKLKSLGLHVADLDFGLLCAEICLPTIYQQVFPPGFEFRVSEFMDFYWQLKSWKSFCLELNMAERSIAFSKKDPNSLKPGPALNKDGMLDLTIFICVLERKKDEVPAPCSIAISQVCFM; encoded by the exons ATGTTTTTAAAGCTTAAATCTTTAGGCTTGCATGTTGCAGATCTTGACTTTGGACTTTTATGTGCAGAGATTTGTCTTCCAACTATTTATCAGCAAGTCTTCCCCCCTGG TTTTGAGTTTAGAGTGAGTGAATTTATGGATTTTTACTGGCAATTGAAAAGCTGGAAGAGTTTTTGTCTGGAACTGAATATG GCTGAGCGAAGCATCGCATTCTCAAAGAAGGACCCAAATAGTTTGAAGCCTGGCCCGGCGTTGAACAAAGATGGCATGCTTGATCTCACCATTTTTATCTGTGTCCTTGAACGAAAGAAAGACGAGGTACCTGCTCCTTGTTCTATTGCTATATCTCAGGTTTGTTTCATGTGA